The following coding sequences are from one Nicotiana tabacum cultivar K326 chromosome 1, ASM71507v2, whole genome shotgun sequence window:
- the LOC107824047 gene encoding tryptophan synthase beta chain 1, with product MVCNIEVNFRQAKIATSGEPRLSYSRKWKGKFAIFSVATGPSRVTELPGKLVYYEKKRSILNNEKFGIFGGKFVPETLISSLTKLDYEFNSALHDPQFQMELEVALRDYVGRETPLYFAERLTDHYKSRNRGKGPDIYLKREDLNHVGAHKINNAIAQTMLAKRMDCKNIIAATGAGQHGVATAAACAKLSLECTVFMGSLDMERQPSNVLLMKHLGAKVKSVKGSFKDAVSEGIRSWVNNLETSYFLAGAAIGPHPCPTMVREFQSVIGKETRKQAMDKWGGKPDVLVACVGSGSNALGLFHEFIEDEDVRLIGVEAGGVGLDTGKHSATMARGQVGVYHGAMSYLLQDEEGQIIGPYSIGVGLEYPGVSPELSFLKDIGRAEFSSVKDEQALEAYKLLCRLEGIFPALEASHALAFLDRLCPTLADDEKVVVNLSGRGDKDTATVFNHTTKDE from the exons ATGGTATGTAACATCGAAGTTAATTTTCGACAAGCAAAAATTGCTACATCTGGTGAACCAAGATTGTCATATAGCAGAAAATGGAAAGGAAAATTTGCTATATTTTCCGTAGCTACTGGCCCGAGCCGAGTTACAGAGTTACCAGGGAAGCTGGTTTACTATGAAAAAAAGAGATCAATATTGAACAATGAAAAGTTTGGGATTTTTGGTGGAAAGTTCGTACCTGAGACGCTTATATCTTCTTTAACAAAGCTTGATTACGAATTCAACTCTGCTTTGCATGATCCTCAGTTTCAG ATGGAGCTCGAAGTGGCACTAAGGGACTACGTAGGCCGTGAAACTCCTTTATACTTCGCTGAGAGACTAACAGATCACTACAagagcagaaataggggaaaaggGCCAGACATCTATCTAAAAAGAGAAGATTTGAACCATGTTGGAGCACACAAGATCAATAACGCTATTGCACAAACAATGTTGGCTAAGCGCATGGACTGTAAAAATATCATAGCAGCCACCGGTGCTGGCCAGCATGGCGTCGCGACGGCGGCTGCCTGTGCTAAACTCTCATTGGAGTGTACTGTATTCATGGGAAGCTTAGATATGGAGAGACAACCTTCTAATGTACTCTTGATGAAGCATCTTGGTGCAAAG GTGAAATCTGTTAAAGGGAGTTTTAAAGATGCAGTGTCAGAAGGCATTAGAAGTTGGGTTAACAACTTGGAGACAAGCTATTTCTTAGCAGGTGCAGCGATAGGACCACACCCATGTCCAACCATGGTTCGTGAATTCCAATCAGTGATTGGAAAAGAAACGAGGAAACAAGCCATGGACAAATGGGGTGGGAAACCAGATGTGTTAGTGGCTTGTGTAGGTAGTGGCTCTAATGCGTTGGGTCTATTTCATGAATTTATTGAAGATGAAGATGTGAGGCTAATAGGAGTTGAAGCTGGTGGGGTAGGTCTTGATACAGGAAAACACTCAGCAACTATGGCTAGAGGTCAAGTTGGGGTGTATCATGGTGCAATGAGCTATCTGTTACAAGATGAGGAAGGACAAATTATTGGACCTTACTCAATAGGTGTGGG ATTAGAGTACCCCGGTGTTAGCCCAGAGCTTAGCTTTCTAAAGGACATTGGGCGTGCAGAGTTTTCTAGTGTCAAAGATGAACAAGCCTtggaag CATATAAACTGTTGTGCAGGCTAGAAGGGATATTCCCAGCCTTAGAAGCTTCACATGCACTTGCATTTCTTGACAGACTTTGCCCTACTCTAGCGGACGATGAGAAGGTAGTTGTTAATTTGAGCGGTCGCGGAGATAAGGATACTGCCACAGTCTTCAATCATACAACAAAAGATGAATGA